One window from the genome of Tachysurus vachellii isolate PV-2020 chromosome 5, HZAU_Pvac_v1, whole genome shotgun sequence encodes:
- the id4 gene encoding DNA-binding protein inhibitor ID-4, with protein sequence MKATILPRAQRDSCSCSELSAEPDLCCLQHDMNDCYSRLKRLVPTIPQHRRVSRVEILQHVIDYILDLQLALERTEHTEHSGTWLRSSIRTPLSVLNTEQRTPVVNKQEDTILCS encoded by the exons ATGAAGGCTACCATTCTGCCTCGGGCCCAGAGGGACTCGTGCAGCTGCTCTGAACTCTCGGCCGAGCCTGATCTGTGCTGCCTACAGCACGACATGAACGATTGCTACAGTCGTCTAAAGCGCCTGGTGCCCACCATCCCGCAGCACCGGCGCGTGAGCCGCGTGGAGATCCTGCAGCACGTCATCGACTACATCCTGGACCTGCAGCTGGCGCTCGAGCGCACCGAGCACACCGAACACAGCGGGACGTGGCTGCGGAGCTCCATCCGCACCCCGCTCTCCGTCCTCAACACAGAGCAG AGGACACCAGTTGTCAATAAGCAGGAGGACACAATTTTGTGCAGCTAA